One Setaria italica strain Yugu1 chromosome I, Setaria_italica_v2.0, whole genome shotgun sequence DNA window includes the following coding sequences:
- the LOC101776640 gene encoding mitogen-activated protein kinase 3 → MAMMVDPPNGLGSQGKHYYSMWQTLFEIDTKYVPIKPIGRGAYGIVCSSINRETNEKVAIKKIHNVFDNRVDALRTLRELKLLRHLRHENVIALKDIMMPAHRRSFKDVYLVYELMDTDLHQIIKSPQGLSNDHCQYFLFQLLRGLKYLHSAEILHRDLKPGNLLVNANCDLKICDFGLARTNSSKGQFMTEYVVTRWYRAPELLLCCDNYGTSIDVWSVGCIFAELLGRKPIFPGTECLNQLKLIVNVLGTMSESDLEFIDNPKARRYIKSLPYTPGVPLATMYPHAHPLAIDLLQKMLIFDPTKRISVTEALEHPYMSPLYDPSANPPAQVPIDLDIDENISSEMIREMMWQEMLHYHPEVVTAVSMS, encoded by the exons ATGGCGATGATGGTGGATCCTCCAAATGGATTGGGAAGCCAAGGAAAGCATTACTACTCTATGTGGCAAACATTATTTGAGATAGACACTAAATATGTGCCTATCAAGCCCATAGGGCGAGGAGCTTATGGAATAGTTTGTTCATCCATCAACCGCGAGACAAATGAGAAAGTAGCAATAAAGAAGATACACAATGTTTTTGACAACCGTGTGGATGCACTAAGGACCTTGCGGGAGCTGAAACTCCTTCGCCATCTCCGCCATGAGAATGTCATTGCTTTGAAGGACATAATGATGCCAGCACACAGGAGGAGCTTTAAGGATGTGTACTTGGTCTATGAGCTCATGGATACTGATTTGCACCAGATAATCAAATCACCTCAGGGGCTTTCCAATGATCACTGCcagtattttctttttcag TTGCTCCGAGGACTGAAATATCTCCATTCAGCAGAAATACTCCACAGAGACCTAAAACCTGGAAACCTGCTGGTGAATGCCAACTGTGATCTGAAGATATGTGATTTTGGCCTTGCGCGTACAAACAGCAGTAAAGGCCAGTTTATGACTGAATACGTCGTCACCCGCTGGTACAGAGCTCCTGAGTTGCTCCTCTGCTGTGACAACTATGGGACATCCATAGATGTTTGGTCTGTTGGGTGCATCTTTGCTGAGCTCCTTGGCCGCAAGCCAATATTTCCAGGAACCGAGTGCCTAAACCAGCTCAAGCTCATAGTGAATGTTCTCGGCACCATGAGTGAGTCTGACCTAGAGTTCATCGACAACCCGAAAGCTCGGAGATACATCAAGTCCCTTCCCTACACTCCTGGTGTTCCCCTGGCAACTATGTACCCGCATGCGCACCCCCTCGCCATTGATCTACTGCAGAAGATGCTCATCTTCGACCCCACCAAGAGGATCAGCGTCACCGAGGCTCTTGAGCACCCTTACATGTCCCCTCTGTACGATCCAAGCGCGAACCCTCCTGCCCAGGTGCCCATCGATCTCGACATAGACGAAAACATCAGCTCGGAGATGATCAGAGAAATGATGTGGCAGGAGATGCTCCACTACCACCCCGAAGTCGTCACGGCAGTAAGCATGTCATGA
- the LOC101777609 gene encoding LOW QUALITY PROTEIN: protein CHLOROPLAST IMPORT APPARATUS 2 (The sequence of the model RefSeq protein was modified relative to this genomic sequence to represent the inferred CDS: inserted 4 bases in 2 codons), translating to MSSSCIPTGLRLDLDMVKAAASPGAHSSPLRPVHSSPSSTLSEASNASSSATSVSLKRARAPRKRPNQAYNEAAALLASIHPSVFPVKKSPKTATRPPVRQLSGLAAAFDASSDLLPPLPVLADPHSCSGNVHRAXPPPLPQSPSRXAKNCSSPAPVSSVFRDFRDPAPSPASPDTVDADELGEIDFDDDGFDAESILDVDEATAGAAEGLDGIMGSLTVESNTATTSDDSILSSSGIHPYLRSLMVVGLAGRFELGLGFRHGARPNLNRALKRRDDDGAWWMWPAVPVKDLTVAPPMPPAPAAPDAAMAQVPAAPEKKKSKKKKVVKVEKVMAKGKEELPNAKCKEEADGSVEAANGDGDADSTPTKAPKTGLGLKLDADEVLKAWSDKGSMFTEGGGPESPTSAADVRAKLADIDLFPENGAAGGIREASVLRYKEKRRTRLFSKKIRYQVRKVNADCRPRMKGRFVRSPSLLQQALEEES from the exons ATGTCGTCTTCCTGCATACCAACCGGCCTGCGGCTGGACCTGGACATGgtgaaggcggcggcgtcgccgggtGCGCACTCGTCGCCGCTGCGGCCGGTGcactcgtcgccgtcgtcgacgctGTCGGAGGCGTCGaacgcgtcgtcgtcggcgacgtcCGTGTCGCTGAAgcgggcgcgcgcgccgcggaaGCGGCCGAACCAGGCGTACAATGAggccgccgcgctgctcgcgTCCATCCACCCCTCCGTCTTCCCCGTCAAGAAGAGCCCCAAGACGGCGACGCGCCCGCCGGTGCGGCAGCTCTCCGGCCTCGCCGCAGCGTTCGACGCCTCCTCCGAcctcctcccgccgctcccCGTCCTCGCGGACCCGCATTCCTGCTCCGGGAATGTgcatcgcgc gccgccgccgctgccgcagagCCCGTCACG CGCCAAGAACtgctcgtcgccggccccgGTGAGCAGCGTGTTCCGGGACTTCCGCGACCCGGCACCGTCACCGGCGAGCCCCGACAccgtcgacgccgacgagctTGGCGAGATCGACTTCGACGACGACGGCTTCGACGCCGAGTCCATTCTCGACGTCGACgaggccaccgccggcgcggccgaggGCCTCGACGGTATCATGGGCAGCCTTACCGTCGAGAGCAACACGGCCACCACGTCGGATGACTCCATCCTGTCAAGCTCCGGCATACACCCCTACCTCAGGAGCCTCATGGTGGTCGGCCTCGCCGGCAGGTTCGAGCTCGGCCTCGGGTTCCGGCACGGCGCTCGGCCCAACCTCAACCGCGCCCTGaagcggcgggacgacgacggcgcctgGTGGATGTGGCCGGCCGTGCCGGTGAAGGACTTGACGGTTGCACCACCGATGCCGCCAGCACCGGCAGCGCCGGACGCTGCAATGGCGCAGGTGCCGGCGGCgccagagaagaagaagagcaagaagaagaaggtcgtGAAGGTGGAGAAGGTTATGGCAAAGGGGAAGGAGGAGCTGCCCAACGCTAAATGCAAGGAGGAAGCTGACGGCTCCGTCGAGGCTGCtaatggcgacggcgacgctgaCAGCACGCCGACGAAGGCGCCAAAGACTGGGTTGGGGCTGAAGCTGGACGCCGACGAGGTGCTCAAGGCGTGGTCCGACAAAGGGTCCATGTTCACCGAGGGCGGCGGGCCGGAGTCGCCGACGTCGGCTGCCGACGTGCGG GCTAAACTTGCAGACATTGACCTGTTTCCAGAGAATGGAGCTGCTGGTGGCATCAGGGAAGCCAGTGTCCTGCGGTACAAGGAGAAGAGGCGCACCCGGCTGTTCTCAAAGAAGATCCGGTACCAAGTGCGGAAGGTGAACGCCGACTGCCGGCCTCGGATGAAG GGAAGGTTTGTTAGGagcccatctcttcttcagcaaGCCCTGGAGGAGGAGAGCTAG